The Culicoides brevitarsis isolate CSIRO-B50_1 unplaced genomic scaffold, AGI_CSIRO_Cbre_v1 contig_20, whole genome shotgun sequence genome includes the window ACCCAAAGAAAAGTGTATACGGCGTTTCTTGTTATCGTCAAATTGCAGTTGAGGACCTAAAAGTTGTTACCGAAGATGTAACGAGAAGCTCAGTTCAAAAATCAGTATGTGCCGTCTTGCAGTTGCCACTTTTTGGGTATATAGAAGTAAAATTATCTCTTGTGGCCGATGTATTTTTCATGGATCAAAACACAGATATTTTGATCAAGACGTATAACCAACTGAATCAATGTTTATTGAATGGAGGCATTGATAGTCCTCTGCAACATTTGTACGTAGGCTTGAATATTCGTGAAATATTTCTAAAGTGGCGACACAAGTTATTAATACtgtttaagctttttttattgcaaaaacgaGTAATATTTTTCGGGAGTCCCGTGAGGCCTACATGTGAACTTATCGTATCTATTGCATCATTATTTCCGGAATTGATGACCAAGGGTTTTGACGAAGTGTTTTGTGTCAAAACTAGTCGTTCGATCTCACCCATCCAATTATCTTCAGTAGCTCCAAATAATGATTCCCTCAAAGTCGTACATGACATTGAAACTAACCCAAATTGTATTACGTCTATAAATACTTGTATAACTGAGGATGATTCATCGAAAGTTCGCACAAATAATATTATCGCAACTCCACAACTGTTACAACGTGATACCAGCTTGAATACACTTTATTCTACGTTAAGTCCATTCTACGTTATTGAGTCCAAACATTGGTCTGCTCCCATTCCAATTTTTCAGAATGGTCATTTATTTTGTCCATACTTATCGCTTCCATTCATGGACTTACTACAAGATCCATCTGTGCAAAGCTATGTTATTGGAGCATCAAATATtctgtttaaacaaaaacgaCAACTAGCAGACGTGTTCGTTGAAACAGAAAGTGGAAGAATAGAATTAAATGATACCAACGTAGGAGACTTGGAACTTCGAAAGTTACTTGAATTGAGTACAGAGGATCGGCGCTTTATTGATTATCTCTTGAAGCATGTTCAAAGTCCAAAGGAAGGAGCTGAAGGCAGCGAAAATTGGCTAcgacaacaattttatttgtacaCAGTTGCTTTGCTCAGAACATCTTTATGTACtggtaagaaaataaatgtacATCAATATGTACAATGAAAAACCGCAGACTAAACTAATTTTCCTATTAAAAAGGTGGATCAAAGGAACTAGATCAATTTAATGGacattttatgacaattttccGCCGTACAGATGCCTATGATGATTGGAGCTCAGCACGTACAGAttccgaagaattttttaaattacaaccAGGGCATCCATTTGCTGGAACTTTATCTGTAATAGACATGAAATTAAGAATTGCACAGTAagctatatattttttttagttatatggatgtaaatatttgtttctacccaaaaaatacatgtttattttatttatttatttttttttttgttaagatcCATGCACAACAGTGAAAGCGGACGTAAACTTAATCAGGCTGTAAATCAGACAATAGCAACAGCCAAGTCCACATTCTCATCAATTTGGAACTCGATTTCAACGACTACATCTGGATCACTTAACCAGGAAGATTGTAAAACTTCTGAAGAGGTTCCCAAACGAGGTCGAATAGAAAGTTGCGTAGAAGCTCTCGCTGAAAACAATGAAGAAGTGAATGCGATAAACGCGAGAATTTCCAATGATGGAGATGAAGTGGAGCAACCGCGTCAACGCAAAGAATCGACGAAGGAGGAGTTGGaagaaattatacaaaaaaccgcagacaaaattattgaatatgcCGATTTTGACAAAGGAAAAGGCAAAGGAAAGGTATTTACtgtttagttatttatttgcataaaaggtaaataacttgggtaaattatcaattacctaattattaaattacgatgaaaaaaatgtgcaatgaaattaaaataaatatggtatttatttaagaatttgatagactttttttccttagcaaccttgtaaataaaaagattaaaaattattcttttctttcaatttttttgttattttattttattaatgataatgTACATATGTTCGTTTCATCTTTGCTTTGCATTGAATAGTTTAGTGACAAATCAATATTACACACGGGAGCGtaagaattaataatttttgtatgtatTTATATCTAAATCATATTTCAACTCTCCTATATATTTGAATCTTTATGAGTTCATTTAAATActagttcaaataaaaaaatcgtgggagaaaaaaaaaggaaaataaaatagatcGTTCCAATCGTATTTAGGTGTGTCGGTTGTTTTAGTgttatttacttttcttcACACCATTCATTCTCCTTACGGACTTGTTCCTCTTCGGCTGGTGTGAAATCATTCTTGATGTTGAAAGTCTTTCGAATTTCCTCGGGAGTTTTTCCCTTAATCATATTAGCCACAGTTTTGCAAGTGACGTCCAACAGACCTTTGATATCCAAATAGTTGGCGGCTAAAATCAATTCGAACAATGTTCCTTGATCAACCTTTAGGAAATCAGCATCCCAGGAAGAAATGTCATCAGTGCGTTTCTCCTTATTTTCATCGTCTTCTGTTGGCTGAGGATCATCCTTATGATAGGTAGCCCATTGTAGTACTTTGCGCAAAATAGCCGAGTTCACGTTGGGTAACGGGACTACTTCATCTTCCCCATCTTCCATGCCCAAGTCCTCCAACATGGTTTTGATTGTTCCACTGCATTTAGCTACTTGCACATCGGTGTCGAAGATTTCGCCATCAGAAGATTGTAACTTGATGTTAGGCATTTTCTGCaaacaaaagttatttatttattaattattttactcacAGAAcatgtactaaaatttaagataaggAAGTATGCATAACTATGGCTGTGTAAgacatacagaaaaaaaatggagtttTATGAGTGcgggaacaaaaatatttggtcagcaatttttattaagggaATTTTGTACAactcaaaaaagcaaaaaccaCTTACTCAGGTTTGCACAGTATTACAATCAAAATCTAAATTTGGCAAATTTGTTTGTGAGATCAAGATTTACCGATTTTATTTTCGAGAGCTTTTCTTTGTCTGACTCGTCAAAATGCACCCAATCATGccttttttgacgtttatcACTTTTGGTCGTCCCAAACAAGGCCGTGTATCAGAGGGAATTTTTCGCTTAATtccattatttatttctttataaaatatacatttactttgatgttttttatctAGTATTGGATTTCAGtttgattttagtttttccGTCTGTTCaatactttttattgaaattaaaattagaattgagTTGCTCTTTTCAATTATCGTCTTACTACGTCTCTGTTTTTGCAACTGCCCGCCTGGGATAAAAGTTGTTTGGAACAAAATATCTAAAAGAATGGGGATAATATCTTTAGTTACGACTTTGAGCATATTTACTGCTTTTAGTTCCGTTGTGTATCAGGCATATGTTGCTagcaatgaattaaaaaaggtgACTTCAACCATTTCAAGTTTAATGTATACCGAGAATGCAATTAATGCtgaatatctgaaaaaaatagctGTAGGCTTTGGGGGATatagaaatatttatgttaaattcaCCGACTTTCTCAACGTTACAGAAACCCACAAAAATGACCacataaagaatttatttgcgAGCTTTGCCTCTTCATTTTCTAGAGGACAAGGATCAGAGTAAGCTTCAGAGATTTCTTTTACTTTGTCAAAtcagattaaataaattacacttTTTGTTCCAGGTACATTGTGGAAAGACAAACTTTCGAGTACCTTGTACAAAAGGCTCAAACGATTCAAGAACCAGTGATATTGATGAATGTAGGAGCTATCGGGATAGCAACAAGATTGGCTGAAGAACAACAATCTGTTCTCTTAgctgcaaaaatttcaaaagacttGTATACGCGGCTTAATCCTCAAATCCAATTGTCAGAGGAAGATTTTGCGGTAGAAGATAATGTATGTCTTATATTAGAGtacaaaaaagatgaaatatgGGGTTCATTAAAGTCTTCAAGTGCCAATAGCTTTATTTTGTTTAGTGAATGTAATATTGCCGAAAAGGGTTCGATTCCCAAATTCAGCTCAatagtacaaaattttattccaagACTTATTATAGTAACTGGTTTGGAAGTGTTCAAACTTAATATTAATTCCCTACAAacacaattaaaaaacttacctaacTCAACTTTAATTCACTTGCACATACCAATTTATGTGGCGAATAAATCGTTTCTTGATGTTATACTTACTTTTGGAAATTCATTGAGCATGAATGAACAAAGCCTTTACAAACtgcaaaaagatttaaatataaaagacTCCACAATTTCAACAGAGACTGCAAATGAAATAACCCGAAATTTGGATATCATTCGGAtagtatttttcaatttgtatcATAGACAAACGGAGAAAAATACACGAAAACTGTCCCGAATTCACGTACATTCAAttagttttcaaataataatgacgGTAAAATCATTTGGTTGGCGTAATACAAAGCATGGTATAGTCAAAGCTGCACTTAGAGCTGCAAGACATAGTTGTGGGACAGAGACTTTGAATCCAGGatcgttttttattaataagaataacgaattttacaaaagttaTGAGCCACCATtggaaaagataaaaataagggAAAATGAGGCAGTATCGTGTTGGacagaaaatatgaaaatcaactttgagTTAATAGAACTTGAATTCTGTGTAGTTGTGAATTTAATTTGCAGAAATACAATGCAAACATCTGGGCTTGAGGAAAATGTTTTAGCCGATGCTTTGATTTTGCAAATATAAGTAGggattttctcaaataaataaataaaactttgttttgaaatatattgcatattttattttgtcacaAGATttgatttaatcattttttctcatctcaTCGTCCATATAGTTTTTGTCAAGTcataatgttaaataaattatttagatgtaacataaaattttctgaatttaataCAAGGCTCTTTGTGAGACACTCAGCTTTCCAAAATCTTGTCCTAAAGTTTTCATGACTTCACCATGTTTTACGTTTGGTGTCTTAACTTTCGAATAGTTTTCCTTGACGAATTTCGCGAATCCGGTGGCACTTTTGACTGGTGTAGATACCATTTGGccttctttattaattttgtttagcaTAATCTCAATAGGCCCGTGACAAAGTTTGCAACGGATATTCTCTACCTTTTTGCTTTTGGAGTGTGCCTGCGATTtgcttttgcaaaatttacacAAGTACGTATATTTATAGAATATCTGATAATTGTGACAAGAACGGGCCAACGGAAGttctttgaaaatcatatttgctTTGTGAGCCCATGCCTTCCAAGTTTTTCCGTGGCCGTCTTCTCCATTAAAAATCCATGTTGCTGCATGACActgatatttttcaagtaaatattAACCATTATCATTAAATCAGAAGTTCGCAAATTTATGAACTTACCATTTCATGAATAAGAGTACATCTGAGACGATCAGCTGATGTTAAAACTTTGTCACTTAGCTCGATTTGAGCTTTACGAACACCACCAATTCTTGACAAACGACATCTTCCAGCAGtagttagtaattttttattccaacTGCACGGCGTCActaattcattttcaaaaatgtgctCATTATACAAAGCGAATAATTTGTCTGTCAATTCATGTTTCAggttcttgtaatttttacgGAATCTCAACGCTTCAGGATCGCATATATCTTCAGGTGtgttaacttaaatttaataattttattaatgttaaaaacataaaaataaaatttaattaacctaCCATCTAACGACTGTAAGAACCCTAGTTTTTTGACTGAGCTTTTGGGAGTCTGTGTCTCTTTTCTGATCTTCGGATTTTCACTATTGATTgtgttaattttctttgatagaGACTTTGGAGGCGTTGCATTACTTTTACCGTTTTTAATACGATCCAATGCTTTAGGCACATTTTCGAATTCAAAGCAAAATGACAAAGCATCATCTTTTATTTGGTTTATGTCATGATCCATATCGTTAgatttattttcctttgatTGCTCATGCAAATCTAATTCCGTTTCGTCGTACGTTTTGTTTGGATTGAAAagctttctttttgtttttcctccATTGGTAGGATTTTGATTCATATTTTGATCATCATCAGAATCTGAATAACTGGGTGGACGGATGACACGTTGTTTTGGAGCTAcccgtttttgttttgtcttatTAGTTTGGGTTAACTCCGAATCGGTAGAATTTTGTGATTCAATTTTCCAAGATTCGTCACTTGATTCATTGTCCGATGATGTTTCAGGATCGCATATAGACAAAGTTGGAGCTCGATTTTCCTTAACTTTcttcttgtttgttgttggaacTTTTGTAGAGTTGTGTATGTGTTTTTGGCTAGTTATTCGAGTCGACTCTAAATTAGCATTGCGGTCaactaaaaaaacaacaaaaaaaataatagaataaataaattaataaaaaaaacaaaacaaaaagtttcttaCATGTAGAAAAATCCAGCATAGATTTTTCGCGATTTGATCGTTGTACAGATTTCGTTTTTAACTGAGGTGTTTGCCATTTatcttttccataaatttcatCAAGTACTTTAGATGTATATTCGTCTACCTCTATTGAATCGTGTTCCAACTTAACTTGCTcgttttgacagttttttacCGTTTTCTCagtttctttctcttttgatCTTCCACACTGGGGGGCACGAAAGGGCTGATCGCTTGTTTTTGGATCTTGTTtgcgttttaaattttcattttgaacaaCAGAAGCTTTCTTATCAGTTTGCAATGAATTTCCTTTATTGTCGATCTTAATGGAAATATGTACGTTTgcggaaatatttatttgagtgATTTCCGGAGAACAAGATGATAATGAGGAGGCAATCTTTGATTTTAGAGTTTCTTTCTTGGGAGAATTAGATTTTGTTGAGTCAGTATCTGGTTCCGGATCACTCTCTGGAATAATTTCTTCCTCGTGCTTTTTGTTATGAATTGAGTTACTTCCTCTTAATGGACTTTGATTATCGTATCTAGGATCAAATTTTCTAGTATATACACTACATTGAGGAGAGGCTAGAAGTGGaatattattaaagaatttatctACTTCTGAGCTAGTTGTGACATTCAGAGAGTTTAGTGGGGAGACAACCTTTTCTAATTGAGTTGATGTTTTCGTACACTCATCATCAGAATCTGACAAACTGATTATGGTTGAatcgcttttaattttttctgatgttTCACTACTAATCGATAAAATATCGTTTCCAAATGTGTTATTATGCATATCTGAGATAGTTTTTTCCTGAGTTTCTGCTAAACTTTCAAGCGTTTTATCCTTAGTGTCATCCAATATTTCATCCTTTTCGGGACTTTCGCCCCCTTGTCCTTTTTCACGATAAGACTCAATGCTATCTTCACTACAATATGGCTTAACTGATCTCTCATAATATTCCAAATATGACGTATCTTTACTCAATGTGGAGTCGAGAACACTCGATGAATATTCCAAAAGGAGCGGCTCATTTGTTTGACTCCCCAAGTTCTCTGCCAAATTTAAGTCACCGATATCATGTGACAGTTGTCTTTCAATTGTTTGAGAGTTTTTCTCGGAACTATCAGTTGAAAACAATGATTCACTTCCATCTcttgtatttttctttgacaacaTTTCAGCACCACCGATTGCAGCAATTTTTTCTATCTCACTGCAAAACGTATCATCTTCTGTTTGTTTATCAtgttttatcacattttcattggacgacgaagaaaatatGGGATTCAAATGTTCTTCTTTCAAACCAATAGAGCTAATACTATCATCATCAGTCAACAAACTATTTTCTTTGTCTCGCATATCGTTCTTGTTTTCGTTTTGCCGCTTCTTTGTCGATTGACTAGTAAGGCAAAGCCTGCTGTATTTCGGATTGACCCTTACTTTTTTCCCCGGATCTTGGGGATAAACCTCTCGAATCAACTTGTATTTGTGTTTAGGTTTAAGATTACTGTTAGGCTCCATGTTCGCACAATCTTATTTCTGCTACAATCCAGGTTAAACGaggtttttcataaaaccGTCTATCaaatattgtatttattataaaaacaaacCTTTTTACagtcctttttaattttaaatgaaggaTTTAAGCACGTttaatatcaacaaaaatcattttcagatttttttttcacaaaaaccgTTGAATTAAGATGGCCGCCTTTTCTACctaatttttggtttgaatCATCAGGCGGCGATTTCTCATGAGCAGGTCATGTGCCTCACGAACAGGAAGGAAATTCGGTCACTATGCTgtaaaactcggaaaatttaagtttccaCTAATCGAAGTTTTTGGAAGTCAAACACCTGTTGGATGATGGAATTGATTATTAAATGTCAATATTTTGAGGAAGTTCATCACTTCAACTCAGGAATGATTTTTCCTCCTCCTTAGTTTTAAGTTGCAGAAAAATCATATTGTTTCGATGGAAAAGCCTGCTCCGacgattattttaaagtttcataATTGGTAGAtccaagatttttatttgcaacCTGCTCGTACACGCattgaagttaaatttatgttaCCCTTTTGAAGCCTGATCCCGTACGACTGCCAATTGTCAACACATTCTAAAATCtccattttaatgttttagtttttaaggGCTTGAAATGCCGTGATGCTAAAAGAGTTTTAGGTAGTTACTGGAATGGACTAGTTTTACCATAAATCCATGCACTTTACTCGCACGCAAGCTAAAACTCTTCTTTGTTTATGCAGCCAAGGTGACTACTTAGAAGAAGGAATAACAATGATGTTGGTTCGGAATAAACAGACAGCGGGagtattgttttaaaaaactttgcccaccatatttttttttcacttgcagaaattttacatttctaagaagattatttttcaagtaacaTTTCGATGATATGCTTGTAAGTTtagagttttttaaatataccgCAAACTTAAACATAGAAGTCAAAATTATGATCCAATTTTATGTGATGTTTTAATAGTTTTGGGTACTTGTACTTCacaaattgtctaaaaaaatagagaataaTGAGTGTCCAATAATCTATATGATCTAGATAATGTCTAATATctatatatatgtataattatataatctatataaattttctagcattctcaatgtttttttttattttcaaaatgtaacGCAGAGcagaaaatactttttataatttttataaataaa containing:
- the LOC134836394 gene encoding late secretory pathway protein AVL9 homolog, whose translation is MEESNGRPVLHIFLVNFHHKRGSQIEFVYPPIKYAGQVTENVPSSWKNLPTFCLPDGAHNVSKDTVFFTLPELLNPKKSVYGVSCYRQIAVEDLKVVTEDVTRSSVQKSVCAVLQLPLFGYIEVKLSLVADVFFMDQNTDILIKTYNQLNQCLLNGGIDSPLQHLYVGLNIREIFLKWRHKLLILFKLFLLQKRVIFFGSPVRPTCELIVSIASLFPELMTKGFDEVFCVKTSRSISPIQLSSVAPNNDSLKVVHDIETNPNCITSINTCITEDDSSKVRTNNIIATPQLLQRDTSLNTLYSTLSPFYVIESKHWSAPIPIFQNGHLFCPYLSLPFMDLLQDPSVQSYVIGASNILFKQKRQLADVFVETESGRIELNDTNVGDLELRKLLELSTEDRRFIDYLLKHVQSPKEGAEGSENWLRQQFYLYTVALLRTSLCTGGSKELDQFNGHFMTIFRRTDAYDDWSSARTDSEEFFKLQPGHPFAGTLSVIDMKLRIAQSMHNSESGRKLNQAVNQTIATAKSTFSSIWNSISTTTSGSLNQEDCKTSEEVPKRGRIESCVEALAENNEEVNAINARISNDGDEVEQPRQRKESTKEELEEIIQKTADKIIEYADFDKGKGKGKVFTV
- the LOC134836395 gene encoding S-phase kinase-associated protein 1-like, which encodes MPNIKLQSSDGEIFDTDVQVAKCSGTIKTMLEDLGMEDGEDEVVPLPNVNSAILRKVLQWATYHKDDPQPTEDDENKEKRTDDISSWDADFLKVDQGTLFELILAANYLDIKGLLDVTCKTVANMIKGKTPEEIRKTFNIKNDFTPAEEEQVRKENEWCEEK
- the LOC134836397 gene encoding ADP-dependent glucokinase-like, with amino-acid sequence MGIISLVTTLSIFTAFSSVVYQAYVASNELKKVTSTISSLMYTENAINAEYLKKIAVGFGGYRNIYVKFTDFLNVTETHKNDHIKNLFASFASSFSRGQGSEYIVERQTFEYLVQKAQTIQEPVILMNVGAIGIATRLAEEQQSVLLAAKISKDLYTRLNPQIQLSEEDFAVEDNVCLILEYKKDEIWGSLKSSSANSFILFSECNIAEKGSIPKFSSIVQNFIPRLIIVTGLEVFKLNINSLQTQLKNLPNSTLIHLHIPIYVANKSFLDVILTFGNSLSMNEQSLYKLQKDLNIKDSTISTETANEITRNLDIIRIVFFNLYHRQTEKNTRKLSRIHVHSISFQIIMTVKSFGWRNTKHGIVKAALRAARHSCGTETLNPGSFFINKNNEFYKSYEPPLEKIKIRENEAVSCWTENMKINFELIELEFCVVVNLICRNTMQTSGLEENVLADALILQI
- the LOC134836396 gene encoding germ cell nuclear acidic protein-like, which gives rise to MEPNSNLKPKHKYKLIREVYPQDPGKKVRVNPKYSRLCLTSQSTKKRQNENKNDMRDKENSLLTDDDSISSIGLKEEHLNPIFSSSSNENVIKHDKQTEDDTFCSEIEKIAAIGGAEMLSKKNTRDGSESLFSTDSSEKNSQTIERQLSHDIGDLNLAENLGSQTNEPLLLEYSSSVLDSTLSKDTSYLEYYERSVKPYCSEDSIESYREKGQGGESPEKDEILDDTKDKTLESLAETQEKTISDMHNNTFGNDILSISSETSEKIKSDSTIISLSDSDDECTKTSTQLEKVVSPLNSLNVTTSSEVDKFFNNIPLLASPQCSVYTRKFDPRYDNQSPLRGSNSIHNKKHEEEIIPESDPEPDTDSTKSNSPKKETLKSKIASSLSSCSPEITQINISANVHISIKIDNKGNSLQTDKKASVVQNENLKRKQDPKTSDQPFRAPQCGRSKEKETEKTVKNCQNEQVKLEHDSIEVDEYTSKVLDEIYGKDKWQTPQLKTKSVQRSNREKSMLDFSTFDRNANLESTRITSQKHIHNSTKVPTTNKKKVKENRAPTLSICDPETSSDNESSDESWKIESQNSTDSELTQTNKTKQKRVAPKQRVIRPPSYSDSDDDQNMNQNPTNGGKTKRKLFNPNKTYDETELDLHEQSKENKSNDMDHDINQIKDDALSFCFEFENVPKALDRIKNGKSNATPPKSLSKKINTINSENPKIRKETQTPKSSVKKLGFLQSLDVNTPEDICDPEALRFRKNYKNLKHELTDKLFALYNEHIFENELVTPCSWNKKLLTTAGRCRLSRIGGVRKAQIELSDKVLTSADRLRCTLIHEMCHAATWIFNGEDGHGKTWKAWAHKANMIFKELPLARSCHNYQIFYKYTYLCKFCKSKSQAHSKSKKVENIRCKLCHGPIEIMLNKINKEGQMVSTPVKSATGFAKFVKENYSKVKTPNVKHGEVMKTLGQDFGKLSVSQRALY